Proteins encoded within one genomic window of Macrotis lagotis isolate mMagLag1 chromosome 3, bilby.v1.9.chrom.fasta, whole genome shotgun sequence:
- the TMEM150C gene encoding transmembrane protein 150C isoform X2 yields MGKREEKRNLSDKVTYLKGIASGAGMDGKKCSVWMFLPLVFTLFTSAGLWIVYFIAVEDNKIFSLNAPERKPGQKHAPYISIAGDEPPASCVFSQVMNMAAFLALVVAVLRFIQLKPKVLNPWLNVSGLVALCLASFGMTLLGNFQLTNDEEIHNVGTSLTFGFGTLACWIQAALTLKVNIKNEGRKIGIPRVILAASITLCVVLYFILMAQEIHMHAARIQWGLVMCFLCYFGTFAVEFRHYRYEIVCSEYQENFLSFSESLSEASEYQTDQV; encoded by the exons atggggaagagggaagaaaaaagaaatttatctgataaagtcacttatttaaaaggaatagcaag tGGAGCAGGCATGGATGGGAAGAAATGCAGCGTGTGGATGTTTTTACCTCTGGTTTTTACCCTGTTCACATCAGCTGGGCTATGGATAGT atACTTCATAGCTGTGGAAGAtaacaaaattttctctttaaatgcACCTGAAAG GAAACCTGGTCAGAAACACGCACCCTATATAAG tattgcaGGTGATGAACCTCCTGCAAGTTGTGTGTTCAGTCAAGTGATGAACATGGCAGCATTTCTTG cTCTTGTGGTAGCAGTTCTCCGCTTCATACAGTTGAAACCCAAAGTTTTAAATCCGTGGCTAAACGTGAGTGGCTTGGTGGCCTTGTGTCTGGCTTCCTTTGGAATGACATTACTTGGTAATTTTCAG CTCACCAACGATGAAGAAATCCATAATGTAGGAACCTCCCTAACTTTTGGATTCGGTACATTGGCTTGTTGGATCCAGGCTGCTCTGACACTCAAAGTCAACATCAAGAATGAGGGGCGGAAGATTGGGATTCCAAGAGTGATTTTAGCAGCATCTATTACTCTCTGTGTGGTCCTCT ATTTTATTCTCATGGCCCAAGAAATTCACATGCACGCGGCCCGCATTCAGTGGGGCCTGGTGATGTGCTTCCTGTGTTACTTCGGCACCTTTGCCGTAGAGTTCCGGCATTACCGTTATGAGATCGTCTGCTCTGAGTACCAGGAGAATTTCCTGAGTTTTTCTGAAAGCCTATCGGAAGCATCCGAGTATCAAACCGACCAAGTGTAA
- the TMEM150C gene encoding transmembrane protein 150C isoform X3: MDGKKCSVWMFLPLVFTLFTSAGLWIVYFIAVEDNKIFSLNAPERKPGQKHAPYISIAGDEPPASCVFSQVMNMAAFLALVVAVLRFIQLKPKVLNPWLNVSGLVALCLASFGMTLLGNFQLTNDEEIHNVGTSLTFGFGTLACWIQAALTLKVNIKNEGRKIGIPRVILAASITLCVVLYFILMAQEIHMHAARIQWGLVMCFLCYFGTFAVEFRHYRYEIVCSEYQENFLSFSESLSEASEYQTDQV; encoded by the exons ATGGATGGGAAGAAATGCAGCGTGTGGATGTTTTTACCTCTGGTTTTTACCCTGTTCACATCAGCTGGGCTATGGATAGT atACTTCATAGCTGTGGAAGAtaacaaaattttctctttaaatgcACCTGAAAG GAAACCTGGTCAGAAACACGCACCCTATATAAG tattgcaGGTGATGAACCTCCTGCAAGTTGTGTGTTCAGTCAAGTGATGAACATGGCAGCATTTCTTG cTCTTGTGGTAGCAGTTCTCCGCTTCATACAGTTGAAACCCAAAGTTTTAAATCCGTGGCTAAACGTGAGTGGCTTGGTGGCCTTGTGTCTGGCTTCCTTTGGAATGACATTACTTGGTAATTTTCAG CTCACCAACGATGAAGAAATCCATAATGTAGGAACCTCCCTAACTTTTGGATTCGGTACATTGGCTTGTTGGATCCAGGCTGCTCTGACACTCAAAGTCAACATCAAGAATGAGGGGCGGAAGATTGGGATTCCAAGAGTGATTTTAGCAGCATCTATTACTCTCTGTGTGGTCCTCT ATTTTATTCTCATGGCCCAAGAAATTCACATGCACGCGGCCCGCATTCAGTGGGGCCTGGTGATGTGCTTCCTGTGTTACTTCGGCACCTTTGCCGTAGAGTTCCGGCATTACCGTTATGAGATCGTCTGCTCTGAGTACCAGGAGAATTTCCTGAGTTTTTCTGAAAGCCTATCGGAAGCATCCGAGTATCAAACCGACCAAGTGTAA